CAGGGCTACCAGGACGCCGTGCGGGGAGCGCTCGCCCGCATCGCGGACGGCGAGCTCAGCAAGGTGGTCCTCGCCCGCGACCTCCAGGGCACCATCCCCGCGGGCTCCGACCTGCGGCGACTCGTCCGGGCACTGGCCACCGGGTACCCGGACACCTGGGTCTTCGCGGTCGACGGGCTCATCGGCGCGAGCCCGGAGACCCTCGTCACCGTGCAGGACCGGACGGTGACCGCCCGCGTGCTCGCCGGCACGATCGGACGCGGGGCGGATGCCGACGCGGACACCGCCGCGTCCGCGCACCTCGCCTCCAGCACCAAGGACCTCGACGAGCACCAGTACGCCGTGCAGAGCGTGCTCGCGTCGCTCCGCCCGTACACGAGGGCGCTGGCGGCGAGCGAGCAGCCCTTCCTCCTCAAGCTGCCCAACCTCTTCCATCTCGCGACCGACGTGGAAGCCGAGCTGGAGAACGGCCGCTCGGCCCTCGACCTCGTGCGCGCCCTGCACCCGACCGCGGCCGTCGCGGGCACTCCGACACCGACGGCCATCGCCGCCATCCGGGAGCTCGAGCCGTTCGACCGCGGCCGCTACGCCGGGCCGGTCGGCTGGGTCGACGCGGACGGCAACGGCGAGTGGGCCATCGCCCTGCGGTGCGCACAGTTCACGACGGCCGAGGACGCGATCACGGTCACCGCCTACGCCGGGGCCGGGATCGTCGCCGGATCGGATCCGGAGAGCGAACTCCTCGAGACGCGGGTGAAGTTCCGTCCCCTCGTCGACGCGCTGGCCTGACGTCCGCCGCGGTCAGCTCGCGGCGAGGCGCTTCTTCTCGGCCTCGACATCGAAGTCGGCGACCGGCCACTGGGGATCGATGTCCTCGAGGGCGGCGAGCAGCAGCTCCTGCACGGCCAGCCGGGCGTACCATTTCGCGTTCGCCGGCACGACGTACCAGGGAGCGGCCTCCGTCGACGTGCGGTCGAAGACGGTCTGGTACGCCTCCATGTACTGCGGCCAGAGCATCCGCTCGTCGACATCGCCCGGGTTGTACTTCCAGTGCTTGTCCGGGCGTTCCAGACGCTCCATGAGCCGCGCCTTCTGCTCCTCCGGCGAGATGTGCAGCATGACCTTGACGATGCGGACGCCGGAGGCCGCGATGCGCTCCTCGAACGCGTTGATCGCGTCGTAGCGGCGTTCGATCTCCGCGGGATCGGCCAGCTGCCGCACCCGTCCGATGAGCACGTCCTCGTAGTGCGAGCGGTCGAACACCCCGATGAACCCGGGCTCCGGGAGCCGCTTCTCGACCCGCCACAGGAAGTCGTGCCGGCGTTCCTCCTCCGTCGGCGCCTTGAACGCCGCCAGCGCCACGCCCTGCGGATCGACACCGCCGACCACGTGCCGCACGATGCCGCCCTTGCCCGCGGAGTCCATCGCCTGCAGGACGAGCAGCACCGCATCCTGCGCCGTGCCCACCCGGCTCTCGGCGAACAGCCGCTCCTGCAGGTCGTTCAGCTGCTCGAGACCCGCTTCGAGGTCGGCCGTGCCGCGGGACTTGCCGTGGTCGTAGCCGGGCTTGCTCTCGGGGTCGACGTCGGCGAGGCGGAAGCCGGGCCGCACCCGCAGGTTCTGCGTCCAGGTGTGCGCGTTCATACGCACATGATGCCAGTCACCGCGGCAGCGGTACCTCGATGATCTGGCGACCGCCGCGCGGCGTCGTCAGCGCCTGGTCGAGAGCGGTTCGCGTGGTGACCCGCTGATACTCCCAGCCGTAGGCGAGCGCGA
This genomic stretch from Microbacterium sp. Nx66 harbors:
- a CDS encoding isochorismate synthase, with translation MQHTPLVVETREIDPVEDLLSFADPARPLAWFRRGDGIVAVGEPLAELRPPAEEGRTRAESLAALWQGLSAEAAVSDPLRLPGTGLVAFGAFTFDEDSHADSVLVIPSRILGRHGDRFWETRIRRSDDRAPGAVEPAEYGPHWAGTVGPGAQSPQGYQDAVRGALARIADGELSKVVLARDLQGTIPAGSDLRRLVRALATGYPDTWVFAVDGLIGASPETLVTVQDRTVTARVLAGTIGRGADADADTAASAHLASSTKDLDEHQYAVQSVLASLRPYTRALAASEQPFLLKLPNLFHLATDVEAELENGRSALDLVRALHPTAAVAGTPTPTAIAAIRELEPFDRGRYAGPVGWVDADGNGEWAIALRCAQFTTAEDAITVTAYAGAGIVAGSDPESELLETRVKFRPLVDALA
- a CDS encoding polyphosphate kinase 2 family protein; this translates as MNAHTWTQNLRVRPGFRLADVDPESKPGYDHGKSRGTADLEAGLEQLNDLQERLFAESRVGTAQDAVLLVLQAMDSAGKGGIVRHVVGGVDPQGVALAAFKAPTEEERRHDFLWRVEKRLPEPGFIGVFDRSHYEDVLIGRVRQLADPAEIERRYDAINAFEERIAASGVRIVKVMLHISPEEQKARLMERLERPDKHWKYNPGDVDERMLWPQYMEAYQTVFDRTSTEAAPWYVVPANAKWYARLAVQELLLAALEDIDPQWPVADFDVEAEKKRLAAS